A region of Candidatus Dadabacteria bacterium DNA encodes the following proteins:
- the serA gene encoding phosphoglycerate dehydrogenase produces MRILVTDGLAAEGKRLLENAPGIEPDIRSKVEPDELRRIIGDYEGIIVRSATTVTAEVIEAAGGSLRVIGRAGIGVDNVDLAAATRRGIVVMNTPEANAVTTAEHTIALMFAAARKIPHAHASVAAGGWERSGFKGVELFGKTLGLIGLGTIGKLVAERALGLKMEAVAHDPFVSPEAAERIGVKTAPLDEVISAADVLTVHAPLTPQTRGIIDAAAIEKMKDGAIVVNCARGGIVDESALCAAVESGKLAGAALDVFAEEPPPAGCEVLETAGRLVLTPHLGASTAEAQEKVGSAIARQVIDFSNGVVRNAVNMPSLGAAEAEAMGPYINLAEKLGLFLGQTAAAADKLEVSYQGEIAGSDTGFLTLSALKGFLSPVMDVSVTQVNASVIAEDRGLEVVESKNTSSRDYKSLITVSVSSGGESNSVSGVIFGTKDPRFVMVDGVKIDVEPDGILLVSRNRDKPGLIAAMCGVLSDAGINIGRMHLGREIAGGRAMVFTNVDSEVGPEDIEKISALADIISITQVTL; encoded by the coding sequence GTGAGAATACTTGTTACAGACGGACTCGCCGCCGAAGGAAAACGGCTTCTGGAAAACGCTCCCGGCATTGAGCCGGATATCCGCTCAAAGGTTGAGCCGGATGAGTTGAGACGGATAATCGGCGACTATGAGGGCATTATAGTCCGAAGCGCCACAACCGTTACCGCGGAGGTGATTGAGGCGGCGGGGGGCTCGCTTCGGGTCATAGGGCGCGCCGGCATCGGGGTTGACAATGTTGACCTTGCCGCGGCCACGCGGCGCGGCATTGTGGTTATGAACACGCCGGAGGCGAACGCGGTAACCACCGCCGAGCACACCATCGCGCTGATGTTTGCCGCCGCGCGTAAAATTCCCCACGCCCACGCCTCCGTTGCGGCGGGCGGGTGGGAGAGGAGCGGCTTCAAGGGAGTTGAACTTTTCGGCAAGACGCTCGGCCTCATCGGGCTTGGAACCATAGGAAAACTTGTCGCCGAAAGGGCGCTCGGCCTCAAGATGGAGGCGGTCGCCCACGACCCGTTTGTTTCGCCCGAAGCGGCGGAGCGCATCGGCGTCAAAACGGCCCCCCTTGACGAGGTGATTTCCGCCGCCGATGTCCTTACAGTCCACGCGCCGCTCACGCCGCAGACACGCGGCATTATAGACGCCGCCGCCATTGAGAAAATGAAGGACGGCGCGATTGTAGTGAACTGCGCGCGGGGCGGAATAGTTGACGAGAGCGCGCTGTGCGCGGCGGTTGAAAGCGGCAAACTGGCGGGGGCCGCGCTTGATGTTTTTGCCGAGGAGCCGCCTCCCGCCGGTTGCGAAGTTCTTGAAACGGCGGGGCGGCTTGTTCTCACGCCGCACCTTGGGGCTTCAACGGCGGAGGCGCAGGAAAAGGTGGGCTCCGCCATTGCGCGGCAGGTCATAGATTTTTCAAACGGCGTTGTCCGCAACGCGGTCAACATGCCGTCCCTCGGCGCGGCGGAGGCCGAAGCCATGGGGCCGTATATCAACCTTGCCGAAAAACTGGGGCTGTTTCTCGGCCAGACGGCGGCGGCGGCGGACAAACTGGAGGTTTCCTATCAGGGGGAGATAGCCGGGAGCGACACCGGGTTTCTTACCCTTTCCGCGCTGAAGGGGTTTCTTTCCCCGGTGATGGACGTTTCGGTAACGCAGGTGAACGCGTCCGTTATCGCGGAGGACAGGGGGCTTGAGGTGGTTGAGTCCAAAAACACCTCCTCACGCGACTACAAGAGTCTTATCACCGTTTCGGTCTCCTCCGGCGGTGAAAGCAACAGCGTTTCGGGCGTTATTTTCGGCACAAAAGACCCCCGGTTTGTTATGGTGGACGGGGTAAAGATAGACGTTGAGCCGGACGGCATACTGCTTGTGAGCCGCAACCGCGACAAGCCGGGCCTTATTGCGGCAATGTGCGGCGTGCTGAGCGACGCGGGCATAAACATAGGGCGCATGCACTTGGGGCGCGAGATTGCCGGGGGGCGTGCCATGGTTTTCACCAACGTTGACAGTGAGGTCGGCCCCGAAGACATTGAAAAAATCTCCGCCCTTGCAGACATCATCTCCATAACGCAGGTTACGCTTTGA
- a CDS encoding NAD(P)H-binding protein, with protein MKTVSVLGCGWFGMPLARRLVADGHTVLGSTTDPAKLPEIRKAGARAFTVRIEPERPPEAGEFFRSDVVVVNFPPERRDDIAPRLAGQTETLVRALEAGGAEFVVFISSTSVYADLGRVVTEDDFLEGTPSKQSGIALRAMEQTLATADFDLTVLRFAGLIGYDRDPHRFLKKRAAASRPDTPVNLIHRDDCVEITARIIKDDIRGETFNAVCDGHPLRSEFYRREAEAAGTEAPAFEKAGNWKIISGEKLKKALNYRYQKGPV; from the coding sequence ATGAAAACCGTCTCCGTGCTCGGCTGCGGCTGGTTCGGCATGCCTCTCGCCCGCCGCCTTGTCGCGGACGGGCACACCGTTCTCGGCTCAACCACCGACCCGGCAAAACTGCCGGAAATACGCAAAGCCGGCGCGCGCGCGTTCACCGTGCGCATTGAGCCGGAGCGCCCCCCCGAAGCCGGGGAGTTTTTCCGCTCCGATGTTGTGGTTGTCAACTTCCCCCCCGAAAGGCGGGATGACATAGCGCCCCGCCTCGCCGGGCAGACCGAAACGCTCGTCCGCGCCCTTGAGGCGGGCGGGGCGGAGTTTGTGGTCTTCATAAGTTCAACCTCGGTTTACGCCGACCTCGGAAGGGTCGTAACGGAAGACGACTTCCTTGAGGGAACCCCGTCAAAGCAATCCGGCATTGCCCTGCGAGCCATGGAACAGACCCTCGCAACGGCGGACTTTGACCTCACCGTTCTGCGCTTTGCGGGGCTCATCGGGTATGACAGAGACCCGCACCGGTTTCTAAAAAAACGCGCCGCCGCAAGCCGCCCGGACACCCCCGTCAACCTCATCCACCGGGATGACTGCGTGGAGATCACGGCGCGCATTATAAAAGACGACATACGCGGCGAAACCTTCAACGCCGTCTGCGACGGCCACCCGCTCCGGAGCGAGTTTTACAGGCGGGAGGCGGAAGCCGCGGGAACCGAAGCCCCCGCGTTTGAAAAGGCGGGCAACTGGAAAATCATCTCCGGCGAAAAACTGAAAAAAGCCCTTAACTACCGCTACCAAAAGGGGCCGGTCTAA
- a CDS encoding PhoH family protein produces MEDKLVFEDSDAARRLFGALDSNLGRIEKLCGVKVNSRGGELLISGEPDGVAAAKELASQLYGLALEKRGLSPADFEAGAEIVFAGKGNLRDVLLSGRSIEVKGGKITPKTVCQREYIAAMDANTIVFGIGPAGTGKTFLAVAMAMEQLAGGAVRKIIITRPMLEAGENLGFLPGDLEQKADPFLRPFFDAVYDIAGTDTARRLIERKTIEIVPLAYMRGRTLSGAFVILDEAQNTSPSQMKMFLTRIGFNSKAVITGDATQNDLPGGAVSGLEEAERLLAGMEGIAVVRFSRKDVVRHPLVKKIVEAYEKRDR; encoded by the coding sequence ATGGAAGACAAACTGGTATTTGAAGACAGCGACGCCGCCCGGAGGCTTTTCGGCGCGCTGGACTCAAATCTTGGCAGGATTGAAAAACTGTGCGGCGTGAAAGTTAATTCGCGCGGCGGTGAACTGCTGATAAGCGGTGAGCCGGACGGGGTGGCCGCCGCAAAGGAACTTGCCTCCCAGCTTTACGGCCTCGCCCTTGAAAAACGGGGGCTTTCCCCCGCGGACTTTGAGGCGGGCGCGGAAATAGTTTTCGCCGGAAAAGGAAACCTCAGGGACGTTCTCCTCTCCGGTCGCTCCATAGAGGTGAAGGGCGGAAAGATAACCCCCAAGACGGTTTGCCAGCGCGAATACATCGCCGCAATGGATGCGAACACGATAGTTTTCGGCATCGGTCCCGCGGGGACGGGAAAGACTTTTCTTGCGGTTGCCATGGCGATGGAACAACTGGCCGGGGGCGCGGTGAGGAAAATTATCATCACCCGCCCGATGCTTGAGGCGGGCGAGAATCTGGGCTTCCTTCCGGGCGACCTTGAGCAGAAAGCCGACCCGTTTCTGCGCCCGTTTTTTGACGCCGTTTACGACATTGCCGGCACGGACACCGCGCGGCGGCTGATTGAAAGGAAGACCATTGAGATCGTCCCGCTCGCCTATATGCGCGGGCGCACGCTCAGCGGGGCGTTTGTGATTCTTGACGAGGCGCAGAACACCTCGCCGTCCCAGATGAAAATGTTTCTCACCCGCATCGGTTTTAATTCAAAGGCGGTCATTACCGGCGACGCCACACAGAACGACCTGCCGGGGGGCGCGGTTTCGGGGCTTGAAGAGGCGGAGCGGCTGCTTGCCGGAATGGAGGGCATAGCGGTGGTGCGTTTCTCAAGGAAAGATGTTGTGCGCCACCCGCTTGTGAAGAAAATTGTGGAAGCGTATGAAAAGCGCGACCGTTAG
- the tatC gene encoding twin-arginine translocase subunit TatC, protein MSEDTKAPFLKHLSELRKAIIRSALAGAALFPLCWHFRFEIMRKLVEPATSALPPGGELIFTRPSEGFGALVGAAAASAFVLSMPFTLYNLWRFVSPGLKAKEKKDAGVFIGAGTALFLAGVLFCHTIAAPRAMQFLLEGQSADFISAMPSLGQTLSFLLTLCVSFGIVFEFPLAAFFLAKWGIADARRLASARKYAYVAGALAAAVLTPTTDIASMLMMFLPLVVFYEAGILTARVVGSQPRAD, encoded by the coding sequence ATGAGCGAAGATACAAAAGCCCCCTTCCTCAAACACCTTTCCGAATTGAGAAAAGCAATCATCCGCTCCGCGCTGGCGGGCGCGGCGCTGTTTCCCCTCTGCTGGCATTTCCGCTTTGAAATAATGAGAAAACTGGTTGAGCCCGCCACCTCCGCCCTCCCTCCGGGCGGGGAGTTGATATTCACAAGACCCTCGGAGGGTTTCGGCGCGCTTGTGGGCGCGGCGGCGGCGTCCGCGTTTGTCCTGTCAATGCCGTTCACACTGTATAACCTGTGGAGGTTTGTCTCCCCCGGCCTGAAAGCGAAGGAGAAAAAAGACGCCGGAGTTTTCATAGGGGCGGGAACCGCCCTGTTCCTCGCCGGGGTTCTTTTCTGCCACACCATAGCCGCGCCGAGGGCGATGCAGTTTCTGCTGGAGGGGCAAAGCGCCGATTTTATCAGCGCAATGCCCTCTCTGGGGCAAACGCTGTCATTCCTGCTGACCTTGTGCGTTTCGTTCGGGATAGTGTTTGAGTTCCCTCTGGCGGCGTTCTTTCTGGCGAAATGGGGAATTGCGGACGCCCGGCGGCTGGCCTCGGCAAGAAAATACGCCTATGTGGCGGGGGCGCTGGCGGCCGCCGTTCTGACCCCCACCACGGATATTGCGTCAATGCTGATGATGTTTCTGCCGCTGGTCGTGTTCTACGAAGCGGGGATTTTGACGGCGCGGGTTGTGGGTTCACAACCCCGCGCGGACTGA
- a CDS encoding glycosyltransferase, whose product MKEEKEKGPRPSAVLVIPCHNEEKRLSESKTLECLKLLGKGGRIILVDDGSTDGTARLIKKISASSPAIDAVFLPENRGKAEAVRAGMSEAAERGAKRIGFCDADFATPPAEVARVLGELEKDPRADAAIGTRNSPESANIERAPVRRLLSRVFSLAASFALKRRVSDSQCGAKFFNNTPSLKKALSEPFISRWGFDIEILGRLEAGGGRTVEAPLKGWAEKPQSGIGLGAMAETLFDLRSINGDLLRRRAEEGTGTGFVAEALLTVFVRLIPLYILTYVLAKVLFWEGYWVNPDAYYHLGVANAYKELGWLPDFPWLKYTVIGDPFPNVYLLQHLFLALVGVFVPDSPDPQFAIKTTVVIMAFLQMLSIYLFHRKWGIGNAALWTIIGITASSNMIWHTIALKGITSFSIMFPWIVDALWSNNGRRAFIIGWASAYTYVGFIILGPLAACRAAAHLIFDGKLRIKTPLLLFAGVAAGMLLSPFFPDHLSHIYRELHTIFERPTFIKAGDFFGLEWQIPSRVQLQQFIGPMMLCTLAATLFHMRPAARSHNTTGAAFITVFVFALFPFFGGIKFAQIFSVVSALMVPMIYRDISKFSIRIPKIPVRIRPFVPAVFIFVFFVFSLPFIKVRQIKGRVDSPTPRAYAGLANTVRALTARGKVVVAPWDDFPGLFYFNRDNYYISGMNNLFLFKGDSHRFTAYYQFFKGGISNPAKSIPAEFEGADLLVVRNAPRNKGEAEALKVLDTAPGIVRVTGGNGRVRAGDGLVDGFWRVYKIQR is encoded by the coding sequence ATGAAAGAAGAAAAAGAAAAAGGGCCCCGTCCTTCGGCGGTTCTGGTAATTCCTTGCCACAATGAGGAAAAACGGCTGTCGGAAAGCAAAACCCTTGAGTGCCTGAAACTTCTCGGCAAGGGCGGGCGCATCATTCTGGTTGATGACGGCTCAACTGACGGAACAGCCCGCCTTATCAAGAAGATCTCCGCCTCATCCCCCGCGATTGACGCGGTGTTTCTGCCGGAAAACAGGGGGAAAGCCGAGGCCGTTCGCGCCGGAATGTCCGAGGCGGCGGAGCGCGGAGCAAAGCGCATAGGGTTTTGCGATGCGGACTTCGCCACGCCCCCCGCCGAGGTGGCAAGGGTTCTGGGCGAACTTGAGAAAGACCCCCGCGCGGACGCCGCCATAGGGACGCGGAATTCTCCCGAATCCGCAAACATAGAACGCGCTCCCGTGCGCCGCCTGTTGAGCAGGGTGTTTTCCCTTGCCGCATCCTTCGCGCTCAAAAGGCGTGTGTCCGATTCGCAGTGCGGCGCAAAGTTTTTCAACAACACCCCGTCTCTCAAAAAAGCGCTCTCCGAACCGTTCATATCAAGGTGGGGTTTTGACATTGAAATCCTCGGACGGCTTGAGGCGGGCGGAGGAAGGACGGTTGAGGCCCCCCTCAAGGGGTGGGCGGAAAAACCGCAGTCCGGCATAGGCCTCGGGGCGATGGCGGAAACGTTGTTTGACTTGCGCAGCATAAACGGCGACCTCCTTCGCCGCCGGGCGGAAGAGGGAACGGGGACGGGGTTTGTCGCGGAGGCGCTGCTGACTGTTTTTGTGCGCCTGATCCCGCTTTACATCCTCACCTACGTGCTCGCGAAAGTCCTTTTCTGGGAAGGTTACTGGGTCAACCCGGACGCCTACTACCATCTCGGCGTGGCAAACGCCTACAAGGAGCTCGGCTGGCTGCCGGATTTCCCGTGGCTTAAATACACCGTCATCGGAGACCCGTTTCCCAACGTGTATCTGCTTCAGCACCTGTTTCTCGCGCTGGTGGGGGTGTTTGTTCCCGACTCGCCGGACCCGCAGTTTGCAATTAAAACCACCGTGGTGATAATGGCGTTTTTGCAGATGCTCTCCATTTACCTGTTCCACAGAAAGTGGGGCATCGGCAACGCCGCGCTGTGGACGATTATAGGCATAACCGCCTCGTCCAACATGATCTGGCACACCATCGCGCTGAAGGGCATAACCTCCTTCTCCATAATGTTCCCGTGGATAGTGGACGCGCTGTGGTCAAACAACGGGCGCAGGGCTTTTATCATCGGCTGGGCTTCCGCCTACACCTATGTGGGTTTCATCATCCTCGGCCCCCTCGCCGCATGCAGGGCGGCGGCGCATCTGATATTTGATGGCAAACTGAGGATTAAAACCCCGCTGCTGCTGTTTGCGGGCGTGGCGGCGGGCATGCTTCTGTCGCCGTTTTTCCCCGACCACCTGTCCCACATATACCGCGAACTTCACACCATCTTTGAGCGTCCCACCTTTATAAAGGCGGGAGACTTTTTCGGCCTTGAGTGGCAAATCCCCAGCCGCGTGCAGTTACAGCAGTTCATCGGCCCGATGATGCTCTGCACTCTCGCGGCGACCCTGTTTCACATGCGTCCCGCCGCGCGGTCGCACAACACAACCGGGGCGGCGTTCATAACCGTCTTTGTATTCGCGCTGTTTCCGTTTTTCGGCGGAATCAAATTTGCCCAGATATTTTCCGTGGTCTCCGCCCTGATGGTTCCGATGATATACCGCGACATATCAAAGTTTTCCATCCGCATTCCGAAAATCCCCGTCCGCATAAGGCCGTTTGTCCCGGCGGTGTTCATTTTTGTGTTTTTCGTCTTTTCGCTCCCGTTCATAAAAGTCCGGCAGATAAAAGGCAGGGTTGATTCCCCCACGCCGCGCGCCTACGCGGGCCTCGCAAACACCGTCCGCGCCCTTACGGCGAGGGGCAAGGTTGTGGTCGCCCCGTGGGACGACTTCCCCGGCCTGTTTTATTTCAACAGGGACAACTACTACATCTCCGGCATGAACAACCTGTTTCTGTTCAAGGGAGACTCTCACAGGTTCACCGCCTACTACCAGTTTTTCAAAGGCGGGATAAGCAACCCCGCAAAGTCAATTCCCGCGGAGTTTGAGGGGGCCGACCTTCTGGTGGTGAGAAACGCCCCGCGCAACAAGGGCGAGGCGGAGGCGTTAAAAGTTCTTGACACCGCGCCGGGCATCGTCCGGGTAACCGGCGGCAACGGGCGCGTCCGCGCCGGAGACGGCCTTGTGGACGGTTTCTGGCGGGTTTACAAAATTCAGCGATGA
- a CDS encoding phosphoribosylaminoimidazolesuccinocarboxamide synthase, with amino-acid sequence MIVRETDLSADGFPPARGKVRDIYDLGETLLLVSTDRISAYDSILPTPIVGKGEALNQISAFWFKKTAGLFPNHFISSDIGDFPPVLRKRAAELTGRSMLVKKTRPLPVECVVRGYLCGSAWTEYLAEGTACGIDLPSGIKLSQKLTTPIFTPATKAPGGGRDVNITFEQSCEIAGGENMERARAMCVEIYKLASGIAADRGIIIADTKFEMGVDPDGRLIFIDEMLTPDSSRFWSARLYQSGKAQDSFDKQFVRDYLDATGWDRNPPAPSLPPEVAEKTSGKYMEMKRVFSD; translated from the coding sequence ATGATAGTGCGCGAGACCGACCTGAGCGCGGACGGTTTCCCCCCGGCAAGGGGCAAGGTCAGAGACATTTACGACCTTGGCGAGACCCTTCTGCTGGTTTCAACCGACAGAATTTCCGCCTACGACTCCATACTGCCCACCCCTATCGTCGGCAAGGGGGAGGCGCTGAACCAAATCTCGGCGTTCTGGTTCAAAAAGACCGCGGGGCTGTTCCCAAACCACTTCATCTCGTCCGACATCGGGGATTTTCCGCCCGTTCTCAGGAAGAGGGCCGCCGAACTCACGGGCAGAAGCATGCTGGTAAAAAAGACGCGCCCGCTTCCGGTTGAGTGCGTGGTGAGGGGATACCTCTGCGGCTCGGCATGGACGGAATACCTTGCGGAAGGGACGGCTTGCGGAATTGACCTTCCCTCCGGCATTAAACTGTCGCAGAAATTAACAACCCCGATATTTACCCCCGCCACCAAAGCGCCCGGAGGCGGGCGGGACGTAAACATAACCTTTGAGCAGTCCTGCGAGATCGCGGGCGGGGAAAACATGGAGCGGGCGCGCGCGATGTGCGTTGAGATATACAAACTGGCGTCCGGAATTGCCGCCGACAGGGGAATAATCATTGCCGACACAAAGTTTGAAATGGGCGTTGACCCGGACGGGAGGCTTATATTCATAGACGAGATGCTGACGCCGGATTCCTCGCGCTTCTGGAGCGCGCGGCTTTACCAAAGCGGCAAGGCGCAGGACAGTTTTGACAAACAGTTCGTGCGCGACTATCTGGACGCGACCGGCTGGGACAGAAACCCGCCCGCCCCGTCTCTTCCCCCCGAAGTTGCGGAAAAAACAAGCGGGAAATACATGGAGATGAAACGTGTTTTTTCAGATTGA
- a CDS encoding adenylosuccinate synthase, which yields MPNFAVIGTQWGDEGKGRVVDLIAEQADVVVRFQGGNNAGHTIITDRGKFILHHIPSGILREGKVSVIANGVVVDPAVLLEEIDSLSRSGCPVTPENFKVSGRAHVIMPYHMAIDALREGAAADGAKIGTTRRGIGPVYEDKFARRGIRVADLPDENALAARIDAVLPERNLYITRVLGGEPVNRDEAVASYAAYGERLRPFITDTAAYLHGVASSGGNVLFEGAQGTLLDIDFGTYPYVTSSSAVAGGVGAGCGLGPGCVDRTVGVVKAYATRVGGGPFPTEDGGPDGESMFERGGELGATTGRRRRCGWLDAVALRHSVRVNGITSLALTKLDVLSGFEKLKICTAYNIGGRRTDSFPQDADALARCEPVYEEMPGWSEDIRRARGLAFLPREARDYIDRVSGLCGAEVDLVSVGPSREEAIVINGLFT from the coding sequence ATTCCAAACTTTGCCGTCATAGGAACTCAATGGGGAGACGAGGGCAAGGGCAGGGTGGTTGACCTGATAGCCGAACAGGCCGATGTTGTCGTGCGGTTTCAGGGCGGCAACAACGCCGGGCACACCATCATAACGGACAGGGGCAAGTTCATCCTTCACCACATTCCCTCCGGCATACTGCGGGAGGGCAAAGTTTCGGTCATTGCCAACGGCGTTGTGGTTGACCCGGCCGTTCTGCTTGAAGAGATTGACTCCCTCTCCCGGTCGGGCTGCCCGGTAACGCCTGAAAATTTCAAGGTCAGCGGTCGCGCCCATGTAATAATGCCCTACCACATGGCGATAGACGCGCTAAGGGAGGGCGCGGCGGCGGACGGGGCGAAAATAGGGACGACAAGGAGGGGCATAGGCCCCGTGTATGAGGACAAGTTTGCGCGGCGCGGCATCAGGGTTGCCGACCTGCCGGACGAAAACGCCCTTGCGGCGAGGATAGACGCGGTGCTTCCCGAAAGAAACCTTTACATAACCAGAGTGCTGGGCGGCGAGCCGGTTAACAGGGATGAGGCGGTCGCCTCATATGCGGCATACGGCGAACGTCTCCGCCCGTTCATAACGGACACGGCGGCGTATTTGCACGGGGTCGCCTCGTCCGGCGGAAACGTGCTGTTTGAGGGCGCGCAGGGAACGCTTCTGGACATAGATTTCGGCACATACCCCTATGTAACATCGTCAAGCGCCGTTGCCGGAGGGGTGGGCGCGGGCTGCGGCCTCGGCCCCGGATGCGTTGACCGGACGGTCGGGGTCGTCAAGGCCTATGCCACAAGGGTGGGCGGGGGCCCCTTTCCCACCGAAGACGGGGGGCCGGACGGCGAAAGCATGTTTGAGCGCGGCGGCGAACTGGGCGCGACCACCGGCAGGCGCAGAAGGTGCGGCTGGCTTGACGCGGTGGCGCTGAGGCATTCGGTTCGCGTGAACGGCATAACCTCGCTTGCGCTGACCAAACTTGACGTGTTGAGCGGCTTTGAAAAACTGAAGATATGCACCGCCTACAACATCGGCGGCCGCCGGACGGACTCCTTTCCGCAGGACGCGGACGCGCTTGCTCGCTGCGAGCCGGTTTATGAGGAGATGCCGGGCTGGAGCGAAGACATCCGCCGCGCGCGCGGCCTTGCGTTCCTACCGCGGGAGGCGAGAGACTACATTGATCGGGTGAGCGGGCTTTGCGGGGCGGAGGTGGACCTCGTTTCCGTGGGGCCGTCGCGGGAGGAGGCCATTGTCATCAACGGCCTTTTTACCTGA
- a CDS encoding ATP phosphoribosyltransferase regulatory subunit: MSRNINSLLPQGVKNFVPGEAGGFKNIEAEILDEFSKWGYKRVITPLFENLETINAGLNERLRSQVMKFVDPSTGDVVALRPDITPQIGRIVATRMSHLKEPQRLCYSGRVVRFEHESSGREREVFQAGCELVGRKDLSADAEIMAIAASALARVGFSSGLVLDIGHSGVLRAVDGIAGKHAARVRAALEMKSSRDLDAALSSARLPGAARSAITALTQTRNVKKVLSVMDKLPAFKTSAANIRGITNVLDEYETGCDICLDVCDVRSLNYYTGVTFQILHERAPSPLIAGGRYDSLIKRYGHNTPATGFAADIEAIVKALSGVRKAAETVHFVIIPAKPSFRREAIRLGAWLRANGFQVIAESRPRPARGTAPSSGIITIDGPDKLRLTEPKTGRTRRFSNLEELISEGV; encoded by the coding sequence ATGAGTCGCAACATAAACTCGCTGCTGCCTCAGGGGGTCAAAAACTTTGTTCCCGGCGAGGCGGGGGGCTTCAAAAACATTGAGGCGGAGATTCTTGACGAATTCTCCAAGTGGGGCTACAAGCGGGTCATCACGCCGCTTTTTGAAAACCTTGAGACCATCAATGCGGGGCTGAACGAGCGGCTGCGCTCGCAGGTGATGAAGTTTGTTGACCCGTCAACGGGCGATGTGGTCGCCCTGCGCCCCGACATCACGCCGCAGATAGGCAGGATAGTCGCCACGCGGATGAGCCATCTGAAAGAGCCGCAGCGCCTCTGTTATTCGGGCAGGGTGGTGAGGTTTGAGCACGAGTCAAGCGGCAGGGAGAGGGAGGTGTTTCAGGCGGGGTGCGAACTTGTCGGGAGAAAAGACCTGTCTGCGGACGCCGAGATAATGGCGATTGCCGCAAGCGCGCTTGCGCGGGTGGGTTTCTCCTCCGGCCTTGTGCTGGACATCGGGCACAGCGGGGTGTTGAGGGCGGTGGACGGGATTGCGGGAAAACACGCGGCGCGGGTGCGCGCGGCGCTTGAGATGAAGTCTTCAAGGGATTTGGACGCCGCCCTTTCCTCGGCGCGTCTGCCCGGGGCCGCCCGCTCCGCAATCACCGCCCTCACGCAGACGCGCAATGTGAAAAAGGTTCTCTCCGTTATGGACAAACTGCCCGCGTTCAAAACCTCGGCGGCGAACATACGGGGAATTACCAATGTGCTGGACGAGTATGAGACGGGTTGCGACATATGCCTTGACGTGTGCGATGTGCGGTCTCTCAACTACTACACGGGGGTAACCTTCCAAATCCTGCACGAACGCGCTCCCTCTCCCCTGATAGCGGGGGGCAGATACGACTCTCTCATCAAACGTTACGGGCACAACACTCCCGCCACCGGATTCGCGGCGGACATTGAGGCGATAGTGAAAGCGCTTTCGGGCGTCCGCAAGGCCGCGGAAACCGTTCACTTTGTCATTATTCCGGCAAAGCCCTCCTTCAGGCGGGAGGCGATACGGCTCGGCGCGTGGCTCAGGGCGAACGGGTTTCAGGTGATTGCGGAATCCCGCCCCCGCCCCGCGCGCGGCACGGCTCCCTCCTCCGGCATCATCACCATAGACGGGCCTGACAAACTGCGTCTTACCGAGCCGAAAACCGGAAGGACGCGGCGGTTTTCAAATCTTGAAGAGTTGATTTCGGAGGGTGTCTGA
- the fbp gene encoding class 1 fructose-bisphosphatase gives MEKITTLNKHIISTFGTGGFHGGVFTILRELVFVSKLMHREINKAGIVESIRGGTGMRNVHGEDTQKLDKFANDRLISTLEAGGECCAVVSEENDDIIHLRGENSRHGEYILAIDPLDGSSNIDVNVTVGTVFSVYKRLSPAGGPCEEADFFRSGSEQKLAGYIIFGSSTMLVFTAGKGVDGFTLDPSIGEFCLSHPQIKIPADGGMYSVNQGRYSEFPGWVRNFIDYCCKSGAETGGPYSYRYTGSMVADIHRNMLKGGIFMYPPTRDRPKGKLRLLYECNPVSFIIEEAGGRATTGEKRILDIRASSVHETTPIFAGSENLVAMAERYRRESQ, from the coding sequence GTGGAAAAAATAACGACCCTCAACAAGCACATCATTTCAACCTTTGGAACCGGGGGCTTTCACGGCGGCGTGTTCACAATTTTGAGAGAGTTGGTTTTTGTGTCCAAACTGATGCACCGCGAGATAAACAAGGCGGGCATTGTGGAGAGCATACGGGGCGGGACGGGAATGAGAAACGTTCACGGCGAAGACACCCAGAAACTTGACAAATTCGCCAATGACCGCCTCATTTCAACCCTTGAAGCGGGCGGCGAGTGCTGCGCGGTGGTGTCCGAGGAAAACGATGACATCATACACCTTCGCGGCGAAAACTCCCGGCACGGGGAATACATCCTCGCAATAGACCCGCTTGACGGCTCTTCAAACATAGACGTCAATGTAACCGTGGGAACCGTCTTCTCCGTATACAAACGCCTGTCGCCTGCGGGAGGCCCGTGCGAGGAGGCGGACTTTTTCCGGTCCGGAAGCGAGCAGAAACTCGCGGGCTACATAATTTTCGGCTCTTCAACCATGCTGGTTTTCACCGCGGGGAAAGGCGTTGACGGCTTCACGCTTGACCCCTCAATAGGCGAGTTCTGCCTGTCGCATCCGCAAATCAAAATTCCCGCGGACGGCGGCATGTATTCGGTCAATCAGGGGCGCTATTCGGAATTCCCCGGATGGGTCCGGAATTTCATAGACTACTGCTGCAAGTCCGGCGCGGAAACCGGCGGCCCCTACTCGTATCGCTACACCGGCTCCATGGTGGCGGACATTCACAGAAACATGCTCAAGGGCGGCATCTTCATGTATCCGCCGACCCGCGACCGCCCAAAGGGCAAACTGCGGCTGTTGTATGAATGCAACCCCGTTTCCTTTATTATTGAAGAGGCGGGCGGCAGGGCGACGACCGGCGAGAAAAGGATATTGGACATAAGGGCGTCTTCCGTTCACGAAACCACCCCCATCTTTGCGGGCTCGGAAAACCTTGTCGCCATGGCGGAACGTTACCGCAGGGAATCACAATGA